One Acidobacteriota bacterium genomic region harbors:
- a CDS encoding class I SAM-dependent methyltransferase, giving the protein MSTEKELAYRYDLFIAPDWRERFDEIVNANVKLPTDGRILEVNCGTGAFAIDLAEQMHGNGDVIGVETSEELLEIARAKAQIKKCEDVTFESANMFDLRFADKDFDAVIGDASLLRPAQIESLLKEMIRVAEFDAPVILKLITYGSFDEFFSIYWEALMNAGIVEAVWSELEKLIQEKPSVEAIEKLAKKHNLKQVVSITEKQVFEFENAKAFLESPIIKDIFLSRWLAILPENQRQEICENIIAIIDRDRYHNAFDVSIKATVIKGVK; this is encoded by the coding sequence ATGAGTACGGAAAAAGAATTAGCCTATCGCTATGATCTGTTTATTGCCCCTGATTGGCGTGAACGATTTGATGAAATCGTTAATGCTAATGTGAAATTACCTACCGATGGACGCATTCTCGAAGTGAATTGTGGAACCGGCGCTTTTGCCATCGACCTCGCCGAACAGATGCATGGGAATGGCGATGTCATTGGCGTGGAAACCAGCGAAGAGCTTTTGGAAATCGCTCGCGCCAAAGCCCAGATAAAAAAATGCGAGGATGTAACTTTTGAATCAGCCAATATGTTTGATTTGCGATTTGCCGATAAAGATTTCGATGCGGTTATCGGTGATGCTTCACTGCTAAGACCTGCACAAATTGAGTCGCTTCTGAAAGAGATGATTCGGGTCGCTGAATTTGACGCTCCGGTGATTTTAAAATTGATCACCTATGGGAGTTTTGATGAATTCTTTTCGATTTATTGGGAAGCCTTAATGAATGCCGGAATCGTCGAAGCGGTCTGGAGCGAACTCGAAAAATTGATTCAGGAAAAACCTTCGGTAGAAGCCATTGAAAAGCTAGCGAAAAAGCACAACTTGAAACAGGTCGTCAGTATCACCGAAAAGCAGGTATTTGAATTTGAAAATGCCAAAGCCTTCCTCGAATCACCAATCATTAAGGATATTTTTTTAAGTCGCTGGCTGGCTATTCTTCCTGAAAATCAACGTCAGGAAATTTGTGAAAATATTATTGCGATTATTGACCGCGACCGTTATCACAACGCTTTCGATGTTTCAATTAAGGCGACCGTTATAAAAGGGGTGAAGTGA
- the ftsY gene encoding signal recognition particle-docking protein FtsY codes for MAFWKRKKTDDIITLGLNREATAEELKIAERRDEGPETDIFEKIQDAVAATRENIADKLDVVFAGKREIDADVLDKLEEALIGADIGVQTSLDIIDKARKQVQRKQLNDIDELKRLIKDELRAILDNAEKHRLRGTVASETEVPLDIKPYLMMIVGVNGVGKTTTIGKLAHRIKSEGNQVMICAADTFRAAANDQLAIWAERSGVPLIQQKPGTDPSAVLFDSINAAKARNADVLIVDTAGRLHTKLNLMQELEKMRRIAGREIQQAPHEVLLIIDAVTGQNGLEQARQFSKAMPVTGLVLTKLDGTAKGGIVIAIAKDLGIPIRYVGVGEQMNDLIEFSPEAYINGLFK; via the coding sequence ATGGCATTTTGGAAACGTAAAAAAACCGACGACATTATTACGCTGGGGCTAAACCGCGAGGCGACCGCCGAAGAATTAAAAATTGCCGAACGCCGAGATGAAGGACCCGAAACCGACATCTTTGAAAAAATTCAGGACGCGGTTGCCGCTACGCGAGAAAACATCGCGGACAAATTGGATGTGGTATTTGCCGGCAAACGTGAAATTGATGCAGATGTTTTGGATAAACTCGAAGAAGCCTTGATTGGCGCAGACATCGGTGTGCAAACCTCGTTGGATATTATTGATAAAGCGCGCAAACAGGTTCAGCGAAAACAACTCAATGACATTGATGAACTCAAACGACTGATTAAAGATGAACTCCGCGCCATTCTCGACAATGCCGAGAAACACCGTTTACGTGGCACCGTTGCTTCGGAAACCGAAGTTCCGCTGGACATTAAGCCTTATTTGATGATGATTGTCGGGGTAAATGGCGTGGGCAAAACCACGACCATTGGAAAGTTGGCGCACCGCATTAAATCCGAAGGCAATCAGGTGATGATCTGCGCAGCAGATACTTTTCGCGCCGCTGCCAATGACCAGTTGGCGATATGGGCTGAACGTTCAGGCGTCCCTTTGATTCAACAAAAACCCGGCACCGACCCCTCGGCGGTTTTATTCGATTCGATTAATGCCGCCAAAGCCCGCAACGCCGATGTTTTAATTGTTGATACTGCCGGTCGGTTACACACCAAATTGAACTTGATGCAGGAACTCGAAAAAATGCGTCGCATCGCCGGTCGGGAAATTCAACAAGCGCCGCATGAAGTGCTGCTCATTATTGATGCCGTAACCGGGCAAAACGGCTTGGAACAAGCTCGCCAATTTTCCAAAGCGATGCCGGTAACCGGGTTGGTGTTGACCAAGCTTGATGGCACGGCGAAAGGCGGCATCGTGATTGCCATCGCCAAAGACCTCGGAATTCCGATTCGCTATGTCGGGGTCGGTGAACAGATGAATGACTTGATTGAATTTTCACCCGAAGCCTATATTAATGGCTTGTTTAAATAG
- a CDS encoding DUF4190 domain-containing protein, with the protein MYSPTGRLIEPESAKSRKFSTQQPLFYEIDKARSRANNALLLSLASFFCIGVGVILGAVAIFLAISARKQLVRANVEEGRGYATAAIVIGVISLVAQSSYIIYFMNAGFIR; encoded by the coding sequence ATGTACTCTCCGACTGGCAGACTCATAGAACCGGAATCGGCGAAATCCCGAAAATTTTCAACTCAACAACCGCTCTTCTACGAAATTGATAAAGCGCGTTCCCGTGCCAATAACGCGCTGCTGCTTTCCCTCGCCAGTTTTTTCTGTATCGGCGTCGGGGTTATCCTGGGAGCCGTGGCAATCTTTTTAGCCATCAGTGCGCGCAAGCAATTGGTGAGAGCCAATGTTGAAGAAGGCAGAGGGTACGCGACGGCTGCAATTGTCATCGGGGTGATCAGTTTAGTAGCCCAATCCTCCTACATTATCTATTTTATGAATGCCGGTTTTATCCGCTAA